In one Drosophila pseudoobscura strain MV-25-SWS-2005 chromosome X, UCI_Dpse_MV25, whole genome shotgun sequence genomic region, the following are encoded:
- the Tpt gene encoding tRNA 2'-phosphotransferase 1 — protein MPPKQESNVQLGKKLTWLLRHGAVKEGIAIQPDGFVNISDIQSHPRYAVFSLPKLQEIVADDAKQRYILRWNEDAKFHEIRANQGHSLAAVQGEACLERISNAKQVPLAVHGTYYRCWEAIKAQGLGRMRRNYVHFAVSDVGETLSGFRSDSQLLVYLDVAKVLADNLPLFRSSNNVILCAGVDGFIDKTYFSRAVDRRTGQQLTY, from the coding sequence ATGCCTCCCAAACAAGAGAGCAATGTACAGTTGGGCAAAAAACTCACGTGGCTGTTGCGGCATGGAGCTGTCAAGGAGGGCATTGCCATCCAACCCGATGGCTTCGTGAATATCTCAGACATACAGTCGCACCCGCGCTACGCAGTCTTTAGTCTTCCAAAGCTGCAAGAAATTGTAGCTGACGATGCCAAACAGCGCTATATCCTGCGCTGGAATGAGGACGCCAAATTCCATGAGATACGCGCCAACCAGGGACACTCGTTGGCGGCAGTGCAGGGCGAAGCGTGTTTGGAGCGGATTTCGAACGCCAAGCAGGTTCCTCTAGCTGTCCATGGAACCTACTACAGGTGCTGGGAGGCAATCAAAGCACAAGGCTTGGGCCGCATGCGGCGGAACTATGTGCACTTTGCAGTCAGCGATGTGGGTGAGACTTTGAGTGGTTTCCGCAGCGATAGCCAACTGTTGGTCTACTTGGATGTGGCCAAAGTGTTGGCCGACAATCTGCCGCTCTTCCGCTCCAGCAACAATGTGATCCTCTGTGCTGGCGTCGATGGCTTTATAGACAAGACATACTTCAGTCGTGCGGTGGACAGACGGACTGGGCAACAATTGACATACTGA
- the Cht11 gene encoding chitinase-3-like protein 1 yields MAHYSRIEDTVPGKPMAMTANWISDQRSGYTTPQNRFPRTLICFSALLSLVVFIAIAVVVCMQLKQGGVSWEEAEEPRATPHRLVCYYSTLDADADADALSLLDVPGDLCTHINIGIASLDNATLWLSPRLRQVLQNETLAFRAAHPQVKLLLWIGGADSGTQFARMVANHAMRKQFLRSLKALLRLYPALDGIDLDWEFPSAYDKDRQHLSQLLYEIRQEWRRERRPNALLSLAVAAPEGIAFYAYDTREINLYADYVNLMAYDFHFYRKDTPFTGLNAPLYAHATDMSIMATFNINYTVHWWLQNGLEPHRLVVGLPTYGHSFTLVSPLNHRIGAPASGYGQCGQYGYTTLSQTCECAARYLKPIYSYDTETCSPYLSGLQEWISYENQTSIACKTSFIKSLKLGGVMVFSLNTDDLRNSCRFQATSEGDHKPIFPLTQAVKGILDGEGTLRER; encoded by the exons ATGGCGCACTACAGCAGAATCGAGGACACCGTTCCGGGGAAACCGATGGCCATGACTGCCAACTGGATCAGCGACCAGCGAAGCGGATACACCACGCCACAAAACAGATTTCCGCGAACTTTGATCTGTTTCAGCGCCCTGCTCTCATTAGTGGTGTTTATTGCCATCGCAGTGGTGGTGTGCATGCAGCTGAAACAGGGAGGCGTGAGCTGGGAAGAAGCAGAGGAGCCTAGGGCAACGCCCCATCGATTGGTTTGCTATTACTCAACCTTGGATGCAGACGCGGATGCGGATGCCCTGAGCTTGCTAGACGTGCCTGGGGACCTGTGCACGCACATCAATATCGGAATAGCCAGCCTGGACAATGCCACGCTGTGGCTGAGCCCACGACTACGGCAGGTGCTGCAGAACGAGACGCTGGCCTTCCGGGCGGCCCATCCACAGGTGAAGCTGCTCCTATGGATTGGCGGCGCCGACAGTGGCACCCAGTTTGCCCGCATGGTGGCGAACCATGCGATGCGCAAGCAGTTTCTGCGTTCCCTTAAGGCCCTGCTGCGCCTGTACCCCGCCCTTGATGGCATCGATCTCGACTGGGAGTTTCCCAGTGCCTACGACAAGGATCGGCAGCATCTCTCCCAGCTGCTATACGAGATTCGGCAGGAGTGGCGACGCGAGCGCCGCCCCAACGCCCTTCTCtcactggctgtggctgcccctGAGGGCATTGCCTTCTACGCCTACGACACCCGTGAGATCAATCTCTACGCGGACTATGTTAACCTGATGGCCTACGACTTTCACTTCTATCGCAAGGACACGCCCTTCACCGGCCTCAACGCCCCCCTCTATGCCCACGCCACCGATATGTCGATCATGGCCACGTTCAACATAAATTACACGGTTCACTGGTGGCTGCAGAACGGCTTGGAGCCGCACCGTCTGGTCGTCGGGCTGCCGACCTATGGACACTCCTTCAC tttggtCAGTCCGTTGAATCATCGGATTGGGGCACCTGCCTCGGGCTATGGACAGTGCGGCCAGTACGGCTATACAACGCTCTCGCAGACGTGCGAATGTGCCGCCAGATACCTGAAGCCGATCTACTCCTACGACACGGAGACGTGCTCGCCGTATTTGAGCGGCCTGCAGGAGTGGATATCGTACGAGAACCAAACCAGCATCGCCTGCAAGACGAGCTTCATCAAGTCGCTTAAACTGGGGGGCGTCATGGTCTTCTCCCTGAACACGGATGATCTGAGGAACTCTTGCCGATTCCAGGCCACGTCGGAGGGGGACCATAAACCTATTTTTCCTCTGACGCAAGCGGTAAAGGGTATCCTGGATGGAGAAGGAACGCTGCGAGAACGCTGA